The sequence aaaaaaggcTATATAACATTCGTCCTAGATGAATCATGTAAATGTAACATTTGTCTTGATCTGTACtaatcaaaccaaacaaaaacgtTTTCTAACCAGCTAGATGATAAGCGTTAACGCTCGATCAGATCAATTGAATCATCAAACGGATAGATCTACAATAATACTTAGAAGAACATATACCTTGATTAACCAAATGAGAGAAACACAGACCCAGATCTGAAGATCCTTCTCTaaacacaaatgaaaagaagaagaaaaagacagGAGCTATGAGTTTAGGACACAAAGCTAACGGCGGATCTCGAGATTAGAGAGGTGAGAGCTCAGGGGATCTGTGCAGAGAGAAGGTCAAAGAAATATAAACAGAGTTACAGAGGTGAGGTGACAACGATTTGTCTGTTTTACCCTCGTTATTTCGGATTAATTACGTGTAAATGCCATTTTAAAAGCctttttattagattttgtttGCAGAAAAGAGTTGGGTTTGAGGTCGTACAGATTAAAGTGAAAATCACATTGTCTGGTTTCACTTTGGAGTTAAACTACTAGAGATCTGCCCTAAAAAAGGCTACTTTTCCCGATTTTGCATACCTAGTCCTTCTGATTATTTTTGTTCATTAATTTGGTCGTTTATATACTCTCTTTTCTATACCACCACCAGATTCAGATTTGACAAAATAGTTTTTGTTGTTAACTatcaaaatagaaataaatattttgggaATGACAGATAACTATCAAAAGGTCATCATGTTTAAAAAATGCTTTAACATGTTCACCTACTCTGACAAGTACATATTTGGTAGAAAATGAAAGATAATTCTTTTTAgataatgatgatgtttctttGTGCCCAAAACTCTCTTACTTTCAAAAAATAAaccttaattaaaaaaattaacaatgtTTGGTTTGATGGTATAAACGGAGATAGGGTTATTAAGAATACAGATCTCGATTCTTTTGTGCTTAATCTTTACTCCATTTTCCGAATCTCTCCATATTAATGATTTGGAGTTTTATACTTGTATATCATCAGCTAGCTTCTGAAGGTTACGTTATAGGCCAATTAATTCGTAATAAATGTCTACACGCAAATACTTAATAACGTaccaaattatatatacacacgCATTCTCCATTTGCCTCTTCTATTAAAGCAAATAATGCAAAATTTCAAACACATACACCGATACACGACAGCGACAAAAACAAACAACTAGATAAATAACACGTGCATGAATATTCTCTTTCTTTATATTACCACTAGCTTTTCCAAAATTCCAATCACCGTTCAGTCACGTTCGATGTAGAAACAAAACCTTTTACTTTTCACAGATGACACGAAAAGAAATcctgataaaattattttatatcatttgaTATACGATCCGGTTTTGTCCACTACGAAGCATGATCGCAATATGTCACTCGCATGCCTTTCAAAAATGCTTTTCTTAATGTTCACTAATCACTACATTACAGCGCATTGACTTGATACAAATATGCCaacacagctttgcgcacataTTTTTAACTCTTGTAATAACAAACACACACAACATTGAGTTAACTATATGCAAAGGTTTGGAACAGAACTCAATGAATATTGTATCAATGACGATAGATACTTTTTGATAGTTCAGAAAGTACCAAACGAACTTGATTTCTAAGTTACTGAATAGTGACATATTCTCACAAACTCTATGTTTGTCAACTTGTGGGTTTGGTTATGATTTTTGTccacattttcataaatattcaATGCACGGCATGTTTTTTTCTGTTAATTCAATACTTTTGATATATCGACTTCTCCGCCACCAATTCATGTACTTTTCTTGCGatctttttggttttatatcaaTGCTTGCGCTGGTTTCTCATTAGGAACTCGATCAGAGATTGTCTTTCcttctacaatttttttctgatttatctACTATGTTTTAAGTACAAATGCATCATATAGACGTGTTGAGAAAGGTCAGAAGGAAATTACATACTTGGACCAATTAATGAGAGTCTCGTGTTTATGTACGTGGGAAAATAATATAGATACAattctttatttcttttatagcaAGTCcccttctttaaaaaaaaacaaacaaacaaaaaacaaaagcgGGAAAGTTATACTATTCAGGCGAAGAATAACTTTATCCTTCCGTCCAAACAGAGTGCTATGCTATCTCAAGCACATCGATTTGGGAGGGAAAATCAATTTGGGGGAAAGGGTTTTGCTTCCTCTCCTCTCATGCGCTATGAAGAGAAGACATAGCGATAAAGTCTCGATTCGTATCCACAACACCGGCCCACCGTTGATTTCTCGCTCCACCGGTTCACCCACAGAGTCACTTCACGTCGAATCAGATCGTCCGTACACGATTGGTCGAAGTATAGCTAACGGGTCATGCGATTTCGTCCTCGATCATGTCGGAATCAGTAGAAACCACTGCCAGATTCTATTCGATAGCCAAAGTAGCAAACTTTACGTTTTTGATGGTGTGATTCTTTCGAATTATTCAGGTGGGTTTAGTCAATTTTTCAATGAGGTGGAGAAGGAGGGTTTGAGGTTTAAGGTTTCTTTGAATGGTGTGTATGTTAATCGAGTTAAGGTTAGGAAAGGTAGAGTTCAAGAGGTTTTGGTTGGTGATGAGGTGCTGTTTGTTTGTGGGAAGGAAGGGTTGTGTTATAAAGATGGGCGAGTTGGTTTTGTGGTTCAGGAGATTTGTTTTGAAGGGAGAGATGCTTCTGTTTCCGAAGGACATTCTAGGGGGAGTTTTTCTAGTGGGAAGAGAAGTAAAAGGGTTTTTGCTCCGATGGAAAATGAAGTCAGTTCTTTGGTTTCTGGGGTTTGTGGTCGTAAAGCTGTTGGTGGTGTTGTTGAGAGGTTGAACTCTCTTGTAAGCTATTGTAGACATGTATTGAATAGTGATGATCCTGTATCTTGCCTTAGGGTGTCAGATTCTGGAAAAGAATGCGTGTCCTGTTGTACAGGGTTAAGGTTAAAAGGAGGTATAGTGGCTGATAATAGAGAAGTCAGGAGTGATGAGGAGAATCATGAGATTGGTCATGGACAGCCAAGCCTACAATTACATTTAGGTAGAAGTTTAGCTGTCTCAAACTTGTTTAGCCAAGTAGGAAGTGACGGTGGGGAGAAAGAAAGCATTTGCGATATTAGTTACATTAATAAGGAGAGAAGCTATCAGTGTTCTGTACAATCACCTGGGAAGAACTTTTATCTAAATCGTCTTCAGTATATTGAACATGACCCAACTGGTAGTCAACGGGTGGTTTCTTTGCCAGAACTTCTTCACCCTGTGGAGAGTATCTCACAAATCTTTGTTGCAACATTTACGAGTGATATCTTATGGTATGTCAAGAAAATtatctatttcttttattttcccTATTAGTCTTAACAGAAGAATTGGATTCTATATCCTCATTTCTTCCCCATGCTGTTCAAGAGTTTGACTAAGCTACATCAATAGGTTTCTTACCGGCTGTGAGATACCTAGTCATTTGCCTGTGACTGTTGCATGTCACCATGCTGAGAGATGTTGGAGCTCAAGCCCTGATTCAAGAACTTCTGCTCCTTTGCCAAATTACCCAAATGTAACTATGGTGTACGTAATACCGAAACTGATGCgttattatttttcttgtttgttaCTAATACTTCACTACCTCTTTTCTAACGAGTTTTTACCTTGTCTTAGGTTTCCACCATTTCCTGAGGAAATTGCATTTGGGAAAGATAGAAAGAACCGAGGCATTGCTTGTCATCACCCCAAGCTGTTTATTCTGCAAAGAGAAGATAATGTGCGTGTAATTATTACGTCTGCAAACTTAGTAGCAAGACAGGTAAGAATGTATATATACTAATGAAATGAATCATTTATTCAGAGAGTTGTATCATAATTCATTTTCTAATGGTGATTTCCAATTCCAGTGGGATGACGTGACCAACACAGTTTGGTGGCAAGATTTTCCACGAAGAGCAAACCCTGATTACTTATCCCTTTTCAGCCATTTCAAAAAGGAAACCAATCGTGGTTTAAGTTCAGATTTTGGTGCTCAGCTAGCTGGATTTGCTGCGACACTTTTGTCTGATGTTCCAAGTCAAGCCCATTGGATTCTCGAGTTCACAAAGTACAACTTTGAACACTCAGCAGGTCATCTTGTCGCTTCAGTGCCCGGAGTTCATTCTTATAAGCCCTCTTATCTTACAGAATCTGTTCGCTCAAGCACCGTGAGTAGCTTCATTTGGATTCTCTGTTTAGTTCATGTTTTACTGCTTCACTTAGTTTGATTGTGTCCTGACTAATCTATGATTCTTGTTTCAGGCTATCAATGAAGAGTTTCTAGGATCTGTTGAAGCGTCTGTCGTTGGCCTAAGTTACCTTTTCCGTTCTACCAGTGATTCTACAGGAGCACAACTGAAACGACTGGCTTCATATATTAGCAGAACCCGTGAAAATTCTTTCGGAATGTTGGAACTTGTTATGAGAAGAAACACCAATGTTCCTGCTGACTTGAATGCTGTGAGCGTCCTTGTCCCTAATCCTAATGATGATTCGAGAGACGGTAAGTAGTTTCATTTTGTAGACGGTTTATGTGTCCTTGACATGAAATTTCATTCTGTGACTAATACAAAGTGCTTTGTGACAGAGTTTGTCCAGCTAGGCTTTTTGCCGAGGAATATTGCAAAATGGGTTTCACCTCTGTGGGATATTGGGTTCTTTAAATTTGTGGGATATGTGTATCGAGATGAAGTCCTTGCAGCTGCTTCTTGTAGGAGCAACCAGAAGGTGCAACTGATGCTGCATGTATTACATGTATGGTATACTCATTATATGTTAACTATATACTTGGCATAAATAGGCTATGGATATATCTGATAATCTCTCTTTACTTTTTTCAGGGAGTGTCCATTTCAGAAATGTCAAAGTTGATTCAACCACATCATGTTGTTGCGTTGTGCTCGTTGATTGCTTCACTTCAGAGATGTACTGGCATTTGGAGGCTACAAGAGGTAAGTTTGATGGCTAATAAGAACAATAGAATTGTGCTTTCAGACCCTTGAGTTTTAACATAGTGTATCAGTCTTTAACTGTGTGATCCTCTCCTCTAAGGTGTTAGGCTGTTACAAGTGGCCTGAATCTCAGGAATCTGATTTTATCTACAGTAAGTGCTTTTCCAATAGTTATGGTAGACAAATACCTTCAACAGTATTACATCAGGATATTaagtttatagatttttgtttttttaataggtGCATCTTCGGTTGGAGGCTCAGTAACTGCAGGATTTCAAGCTGATTTTGCATCAGCTGCTGGTAAAAAAATGTTACAGCATTTTGACTCCCAGGAGTCTGATCCTGAGGTACGGTTTTGTTTCGAAACACCCTTAAAAGATGTCACTACAAGTAATATTGTGCATGAAACGTTTGGTCTATGTTCTGTATCAGTGGGGATGCTGGAGTGCTAGGGAGGAACGAGAAGCTCCTTCCATTAAAATCATCTTCCCTACCATTGAAAGGGTGAAGAATGGCCTGCACGGTGTCATGTCTTCAAGACGTCTGCTCTGCTTCTCCGATGTAGTTTGCTAACTTTGCATAATTAAGCCTTTGGAATATGATTCAGCAGTAGTGTGATTgaacttctttttttaatatattattgtgcAGAAAACCTGGCAAAAGTTGAGATATAACAATGTGCTTCACGATGCAGTTCCTAATCCTCAGGACAGAGTAGGACACCCGATGCATATCAAGGTAAGAGCTAATGAGAACTTTATACTATGACATACTATTAATGTCTTTATTACAACAGTGTGTGTGgctaatgttcaaaaaatagttAATCACTTTATGTGGGATTATTAATCAGGCGGATGTGTAAACCGATTTTTAAAAGAATcaatatagaaaaatcgttttgtttagGTCCGATTTGCCGATTAGGCGTGctagaccgatttttaaaaCACTGTGTGACAATAAAAGACTTACGAATTGGCCAAAACTGACTCTAACACAGTAGTAAAACGTCTTTATACTGAACAGGTGGCTAGAAGACGCTTCACCTCTACTGGTTCAGGGTCTTCTTCATTTGGTTGGGTTTACTGCGGCTCACATAATTTTAGTGCAGCTGCCTGGGGACAAACCATTTCCAGATCCTCCAGGACCAACCAGGACCAGTCTTATAATGCCACTAGATCGGTCAGTAAACTTCGTGTGTGCAACTACGAGCTCGGGATTGTATTTGTTTTCCCTCCAcctcatgaagaaactgactcAAATGATGGGTCTAAAATTGATGACATTGTGTTGCCGTTTGTTGTACCGGCTCCAAAGTATGGATGGAGTGATAGACCGGCTACAGGTTTGGCTATGAGGGAAGCTTTGGCTGAGTTCAGGGAAGGGTCTAGAAGTGTCTTTGGAGAAAGTGAAGTTGAGGAagtagaggaggaagaagaagatgaggctgAAGCTGAAGGAAGAGGAGAGTTTGTTGTAGAAGAAGAGAAGCAAGAAGAGAAGGCTTACGCTGAGGCGTTGTGGAGCCAGGTCGAGTCCTCCCTCAGCTCCTGAAAAATACTTACATATGTAACGTGTAAAAACATTTGTTGGGATTATAAAGggtaagaaataaaaatgatttttctcaTTGTCATCTTTTTGGTCAAATAAAACTGATTCTTTAAgtttattatgttttcttgaTAGGTGTAAaagcacatatatatacatcttttaacactataaaatgtatatttgaGTGGTTCGTTTTTTATGTGACGTCTGTGGAATAAATCTCGTTGACACAgtataaatattcaaaaaaaccACATTAAAAGTTACAGGAGAAATAATAGCGAGATATAAAAATGGATAACCACAAATAATAatagcaaacaaaaaaatgaaactcaaAATTCTCGGATCTTTGTAACACTATATATACCTCATGGCAATCTTCTCATTAAACGATtccgaaaaacaaaataagaagtaaaaagaacaataaaaccaaaaaaaaaattattttttaataaaacaaaaataaaaaatgggaTACATACATGTGTCCATGTTATTAGCCATGGTTATGGTGTTTGTTACTCCGATGGTGTTGGCAGATGATAACACACCAATTCCAGAGGCCAAACCTCAAGCGGAGCAGTGGTTCAAAACCAACGTAGCTCCTTTGCCTTCACGTAAAGGTTTAGATCCTGCTCTCGTAGCTGCTGAGGCTTCACCACGTACCATCAACGTATGAAACACATTAACCTATAACTTTGTCcccaaaaaataaacaaatcctTATATAACCATAGAGATTCTTGACtacaaaatttgaatgatgcaaTCACAGGTGAATCCAAAGGGAGGTGAATTCAAAACACTAACCGACGCACTAAAGAGCATTCCTGAAAAGAACACAAAGCGTGTGATCATCAAAATGGCTCCTGGAGAATACAAAGAGAAGGTCACTATCGACAAAAAGAAACCCTTCATTACATTAATGGGAGATCCCAAGGCCATGCCGGTTCTTACATACGACGGTACTGCCGCCCAGTATGGAACCGTAAATAGTGCCTCTCTCATTATCTTATCCGACTATTTCATTGCCGTCAACATCATCGTTAAGGTATATATTAACAACTATGCTAATGGTACTATAGCAGACAAATCACACATAAACTTAAAAACATGGTTAGAATAGGATATTTAATAACAGGAAACAACTAAAATTTAGATATATTATACAAATAACTGAAAATTTCATGGTGGCACTTGCCACCTTCCTGGCTAACGTACTAGCTAGTCCAAGTGGTCGTCAAAATGAATTATTCAAAGaataatctttatatattttgttctaTATATACGTAGAACTCTGCACCGAAACCAGATGGTAAAAGGAAGGGAGCACAGGCCTTAGCTATGAGAATCTCCGGGAACAATGCGGCTTTCTACAACTGCAAATTCCACGGTTTCCAAGATACGCTTTGTGACGATGCTGGAAACCATTTCTTTAAGGATTGTTACATTGAAGGGACATTTGATTTCATCTTCGGAAGTGGAACCTCTATGTATTTGGTACGTTTACCTTATTATATCCCATCTTTTACATTCTTAATACATAGATTATGGAACCTTATGATAAGAGGCGATAAACAGTTTTAGgtcaattttaataaataaaaatctcaaaaatTCCAAGGCCATATGCGActgtaaatgtataatatactttttttaAGTTTAGGGGCAAATGTAATTGTTTCATAGTTTCTGAAACCTCTTGATATATATGATGTTGATTTCAAAAGGACACACAATTGCACGCGGTGGGAGATGGTATTAAAGTGATTTCAGCGCATGCCGGAAAGAGCGCAGAAGAGAAGAGCGGATACTCTTTCGTGCACTGCAAGGTAACTGGGGATGGTGGTGGAATCTATTTAGGTAGATCATGGAAGAGTCACCCTAAGGTTGTCTACGCCTACACCGAGATGAGCAGTCTCGTCAACCCAACCGGATGGAAAGCAAACAAGGTGGCCGCACATGACAAGTAAGTCCCATTCTCACTTTACTTATGTTGTGATGATCCATATAGTCtggtttaaaatgttttttttttgggggacAGGACCGTGTTCTACGGAGAGTACAAGTGCACAGGACCAGGATCACACACAGCCAAGAGAGTTCCATTCACACAAGACATTGACGAAAATGAAGCTAACCGTTTCCTTTCCCTCGGCTACATCAAAGGATCCTCGTGGCTTCTCCCACCTCCCGGCTTTAAGGTTTAATATTAAGCTATTCAAAATATGTATATCGGTGTATTTTCTTTTCCAAGAGTCCTATCTCTTCTTAGTTGAGAGACTTGTGTAGTTTGGTTTCATTACAATAAAAGACGGTCTCGATTcagtatattttattagttgtctcgagaatttaatttttcatattttatatatatatatatatatatatatatacaggaaaataagataatattatcaatttattgtttttggtcAATTTATTCTCACGTTCCTAGAATTGTATGTGTACGCCATTATTATTGCGAACTTGCGGTCTTACAGAGACCATACATCCTATGCCAAAACTCTCACAATTCTGCTAAACAAATCGGATATTCTCatggtaaaaaataaaaaatcggatattcttACCACATACATAACTGCATAAGACGACTACATATAGTTCATACATATTGTGCATGCATATTTATGCATGTCAAAAGATTATATTCCATCCGTTTTTTACGCATATATAGTAAgagaatatattaaattttgattaccaatacattatttttgtaattaactaTTGCTCACAATTTTTaaccaatataattttaataaacacaattatattttatacagTTTACAATTGCAATTCactgaaaatacatttttacaattatattgtAACTTTACAGTgtattaactaaaatataaatctatataGTTTGATATACTTATCCTCCAAAACTCACTTATACAGTTATATACTCTACAGTTACCGCCTACAGATATTTTGATATACTTTTCCTCAAAAATTCACTTATACAGTTACACTCTACAGTTAGCAAAAATGTGTTTCTTCAATCTTTTCAGCAAAATGTTATTTCACTAATTTTCCCTTTAACACTGGTTTTCAATTTTCCGCAGAAcactattttaaattattgtttttgacAGAAAACTAGAGAAACCACGTTATGATGAGCAGTTGTACATGCAAATGTGTTTGGAAGATTACGTAATCACATTCTTTTTGTAAATTACATCATCGTTAGGAAATTATGAAATCGCAACTTTGGTGATAATTGTGAATATACGTTTTCGACGAAAATTATCgacttatataataaatttattaatagaaaatataataatagagtTCTTGCTGAACATGCTGACTTTGCTACCTGTAAATTTGCCTTAATTGGAAATGTAGATGACGATAGATTAATTTGCTATTTTAGTCAGATTTTCAGAAATACTCCAAGAAACATAAACCACAAACGAGAATAGTAAAAGTTAGATTTGTC is a genomic window of Brassica napus cultivar Da-Ae chromosome A2, Da-Ae, whole genome shotgun sequence containing:
- the LOC106422624 gene encoding uncharacterized protein LOC106422624 is translated as MKRRHSDKVSIRIHNTGPPLISRSTGSPTESLHVESDRPYTIGRSIANGSCDFVLDHVGISRNHCQILFDSQSSKLYVFDGVILSNYSGGFSQFFNEVEKEGLRFKVSLNGVYVNRVKVRKGRVQEVLVGDEVLFVCGKEGLCYKDGRVGFVVQEICFEGRDASVSEGHSRGSFSSGKRSKRVFAPMENEVSSLVSGVCGRKAVGGVVERLNSLVSYCRHVLNSDDPVSCLRVSDSGKECVSCCTGLRLKGGIVADNREVRSDEENHEIGHGQPSLQLHLGRSLAVSNLFSQVGSDGGEKESICDISYINKERSYQCSVQSPGKNFYLNRLQYIEHDPTGSQRVVSLPELLHPVESISQIFVATFTSDILWFLTGCEIPSHLPVTVACHHAERCWSSSPDSRTSAPLPNYPNVTMVFPPFPEEIAFGKDRKNRGIACHHPKLFILQREDNVRVIITSANLVARQWDDVTNTVWWQDFPRRANPDYLSLFSHFKKETNRGLSSDFGAQLAGFAATLLSDVPSQAHWILEFTKYNFEHSAGHLVASVPGVHSYKPSYLTESVRSSTAINEEFLGSVEASVVGLSYLFRSTSDSTGAQLKRLASYISRTRENSFGMLELVMRRNTNVPADLNAVSVLVPNPNDDSRDEFVQLGFLPRNIAKWVSPLWDIGFFKFVGYVYRDEVLAAASCRSNQKVQLMLHVLHGVSISEMSKLIQPHHVVALCSLIASLQRCTGIWRLQEVLGCYKWPESQESDFIYSASSVGGSVTAGFQADFASAAGKKMLQHFDSQESDPEWGCWSAREEREAPSIKIIFPTIERVKNGLHGVMSSRRLLCFSDKTWQKLRYNNVLHDAVPNPQDRVGHPMHIKVARRRFTSTGSGSSSFGWVYCGSHNFSAAAWGQTISRSSRTNQDQSYNATRSVSKLRVCNYELGIVFVFPPPHEETDSNDGSKIDDIVLPFVVPAPKYGWSDRPATGLAMREALAEFREGSRSVFGESEVEEVEEEEEDEAEAEGRGEFVVEEEKQEEKAYAEALWSQVESSLSS
- the LOC125581528 gene encoding pectinesterase PPME1-like; the protein is MGYIHVSMLLAMVMVFVTPMVLADDNTPIPEAKPQAEQWFKTNVAPLPSRKGLDPALVAAEASPRTINVNPKGGEFKTLTDALKSIPEKNTKRVIIKMAPGEYKEKVTIDKKKPFITLMGDPKAMPVLTYDGTAAQYGTVNSASLIILSDYFIAVNIIVKNSAPKPDGKRKGAQALAMRISGNNAAFYNCKFHGFQDTLCDDAGNHFFKDCYIEGTFDFIFGSGTSMYLDTQLHAVGDGIKVISAHAGKSAEEKSGYSFVHCKVTGDGGGIYLGRSWKSHPKVVYAYTEMSSLVNPTGWKANKVAAHDKTVFYGEYKCTGPGSHTAKRVPFTQDIDENEANRFLSLGYIKGSSWLLPPPGFKV